The Vespula vulgaris chromosome 3, iyVesVulg1.1, whole genome shotgun sequence DNA window GGATTctatcatctttcttttttcttccatatcCGTTAATAAGTTTTCTTTcaaatctattttcttttcctcgaatTCTTTAGCAGCTGCTTTCTTCTCGAGTATGTAATCCCTTTCGACCCATTCCGTTAAATAATCTCTATAGATTATATTTAGACGCAACCTAACAATTAACGGTAAAGttaaaacaaaagagatagaacgtcgatagaaaacaaagaaataaaagagaaacgcAATTCGATCAATAAAATGCATCACCTCTCTTTGTATTGTGCTTCTAATCGTTTCAGTTTGCGATTATACTCGGGATGAGTGCCATCCTTCAGTTGTTGCAACTGCTTCTTTAAATTGGCTAATTTATCTTGATATACCCTAAAATCCAACTGTCTTTATAAAATGAGCCAAGAAATCTCGATCTTCGAACAAAGTTATTCGTAACTCACTGTTCCTTTATCTCTGTGTATTCTTCAGATTTTCCCATGTCGGTCTCGCTAGCTTCTTCCGTATCTGTATATTGAATCgtaatttatatgatttatcGGAAATAATTCAACAAGATTGTAATGCCACGGACAATTCAATGGACTATCCGAACGTTCACGATGGTAATAATCGAAGTTACGACAGGGAATCTTATTCGAAGACATTTCAAATAGGATATACCTTCATCGCTGTCGTCCTGCTCCTCCGCGTCACGATCTTCCTCGACGTATTCTTCATTATCTTCGTCAATGTCAAAGTCTTCTTGGGCGTACATCGTTGAAAATGGTGAATTTTGATACGACATTGTCTCTTCGAAATTAATATCTACATTCTCGGATTTGAAAGCTTCGTGCTTTTAGGTTAGAGACATAAAATGTGAACGATGTCTTCCATCACGTGGCCCATGTGCAAACACAACGCAGCAACATATTCTTATAACGGATCGTAGCATGCGACGAACACTGGCAATTATGATCGCTATCTCGATTATGTCGATACCGCGTACCGTTTTACGTAGATTCGACGAGAGATAAATGAcaattcattttctattcaACATAGATCCTTCAACACGTCCTTCGCAGAGTTCAAAAGcattcaaataattaatatttttaccgTTTCACTGTTATCGATCGAGAACAAATACGCGCTATAACAGCGGTGTGAAAAATCGTGGAGCGTGAACTTTTAATACGATTTCATCGCAACCCAAGACGATTAAGGCTGTTCGTCGATCGTGGTTTTACGATCACGATTTACTACGCTACCAACGACGAGAGCGGccgtaattttttatcgattttgaCGAACAATGGCTCGTTTTAAAGATTGGAATcccgcttttttttttggaattgtTGAAAaagctttgttttttttttttttaaaacaatcGCGTCAGaaacaatgttttttttcgagaatagtttacgcataaaaaatgaagctttttcaaaaaaacAGGATcctaaaaatagaaagtataagaaaagaagatcaGATTTTCTGATCCGTTGTAAACGCAGAAAAGTGCTTTTCAAGTTGCTCACAAGGAGAAGGTACGGTGGTTCATTCGTGAACTTTCTAATGGAACTTTCGCCGGATGATTCTATgtcaaaataaagaatatacgtGTTCAATCGTTTACGTCATTTCGCAAGCAACGTTTAGCACGTCGGCGGGCGTCTACATTCGTAATTCAGAAATCGTAGATTCGAGAATAAGTGATTctgtcaatttcttttttctttcttttttttttcattctatcgttgtaaacgaatataatcaattaactctttcgtttctcctcGTCGTTCGACGGTTCAGTAAGGAGTCGCTATCCGATCTACCGAGCTTATACGTCGATACGATAGGGCGCATGGTGGGAGAGTGGTCCCATCTACACGCGTTTCGAGCGAAAAGATGACCTTACCGCCAGCTTGCGCTTCGATCACAATTTCAAATCGCGCATGTGCGCTGCAAGCTTCTGTAACGAGATTTTACCAACTACCGCATCATGTGTTTATCAATTGGTATAAATTTTTCTGTTGCTAACTGCGTTTCACGCGATACGCGTACGTATAATGGTTCTTAATCTTGTAATATAACAGTTggtatgaaattaatttagcTATAGAATTATGCGGATAACTAATTGATTTTGAATGGCAAAATGTTTGATGCTTATCcgttatatcgataaaaatatacgacGTATAATGTTTgttaagaatatattaaacataagTTAAGcgtaaattttaataagagCGATAGAGCACAAGTGAAATTCtctgtataatttatattattttaaggTTTCTAAGATATAAGATACGTATTGTCAGAATGCCAGCTAATATCCAGGAAGATTTGTCCGGTTTTTCCACAAAAGCTATTCATGCTGGTCAAGATCCGGCTCAATGGAGTCATTGGTCGTTAGTTCCACCTTTAGTAATGTCTACCACGTTTCAACAAAATGGTCCGGCAGAACATAATGTAAatcaaagaaagtaaatatgtattctttttatgcttgcaaattatatacatagaaatgtTCTTTAGGGTTATGAGTATGGCAGAAGCGGTAACCCAACGCGCAATGTATTGGAGACGTGTTTAACGGCGTTGGAAGGTGGAAAACATGGTTTTGCTTTTTCATCGGGTTTGGGAGCTATCACAGCTATAGCCGGTTTATTGCAAAGCGGAGATCACGTTATTTCTGGAGATGACGTATACGGTGGAACTAATCGTTTTTTTCAAAAGTGCTTAGTCAAACAAGgtattgaaatttcttttgtcGATCTGACGGATACAAAAAATCTCTTGGCTGCTCTACAACCAAACACCAAGGTCAGTTTAGTAACAAATATAATctattaaagtaaaataatcctagatattttttgtatgTAACGTTATTGTGTTTACGAACGTAAGTTTAATCCAAACGTTGTTTTTTAGATGGTTTGGTTGGAGACACCCACGAATCCTTTATTAAAACTAGCAGACATTGAAGAAGTCGCAAACGTTTTAAAGTCTAAGAGTTCAGATATCGTTTTAATAGTCGACAATACCTTCCTGACGTGTTATTATCAAGTGAGCGATATAATTTGgcagatattatttttgtagaaTCTAAACTTATCGAATGATGTAATGAAATCTATATGTACGCGCGCGTGTtagcatacatatacatgcatacatacgtacatatatatatatatatatacatgttttagAAACCGTTAGAACTTGGAGCTGATCTTGTAGTATATTCTCTAACGAAATATATGAATGGACATTCGGATATTATTATGGGTGCAGTAATTACGAGGAGAGATGATTTAGCAGAGAAACTTCGTTTTCTACAAAATGGTACGTGAATCTATAGATGCGATTTACTTTTACTacttaattatacattttcataTTACAGCAATGGGAATAATTCCATCGCCTTTTGATTGTGCTATGGTTAATCGTAGTTTAAAAACTTTAGAACTTAGAATGCAGCAGCATATGAAAAGTGGATTAGCTGTTGCCAAATTTTTGGATAAGCATCCTCTAGTGGATAAAGTTATTCACCCTTGTACGTATATTCTACTTTGATAATACGTGTTGTTTTGTTGTgtcgtttatataaattatttaatgacaTATTTTTGTGTGTATTGTACTAAGCttacttaaataatatcaatatttttagatCTCCCATCTCATCCACAGTATCAACTTGCTCTTAAGCAATCGACAGGTCACAGTGGCATagtttcattttatatcaaaggaaattctaaaaaatttttgaaaagtcTTAAATTATTTGCTTTAGCAGAATCGCTTGGTGGCTATGAATCTTTGGCAGAATTACCGTAAGTACGATTGTATAATAGACATATcttaaaagttatataatattaacatattttatttatttatagatccGTCATGACGCACGCTTCTGTCCCAGAAGTCACAAGGAATGAACTAGGAATCACGGATCAGTTAATTCGTTTATCCGTCGGA harbors:
- the LOC127062237 gene encoding cystathionine gamma-lyase isoform X3; this encodes MPANIQEDLSGFSTKAIHAGQDPAQWSHWSLVPPLVMSTTFQQNGPAEHNGYEYGRSGNPTRNVLETCLTALEGGKHGFAFSSGLGAITAIAGLLQSGDHVISGDDVYGGTNRFFQKCLVKQGIEISFVDLTDTKNLLAALQPNTKMVWLETPTNPLLKLADIEEVANVLKSKSSDIVLIVDNTFLTCYYQKPLELGADLVVYSLTKYMNGHSDIIMGAVITRRDDLAEKLRFLQNAMGIIPSPFDCAMVNRSLKTLELRMQQHMKSGLAVAKFLDKHPLVDKVIHPYLPSHPQYQLALKQSTGHSGIVSFYIKGNSKKFLKSLKLFALAESLGGYESLAELPSVMTHASVPEVTRNELGITDQLIRLSVGLETEKDLLADLNQALEASQ
- the LOC127062237 gene encoding cystathionine gamma-lyase isoform X1: MFFFENSLRIKNEAFSKKQDPKNRKYKKRRSDFLIRCKRRKVLFKLLTRRRFLRYKIRIVRMPANIQEDLSGFSTKAIHAGQDPAQWSHWSLVPPLVMSTTFQQNGPAEHNGYEYGRSGNPTRNVLETCLTALEGGKHGFAFSSGLGAITAIAGLLQSGDHVISGDDVYGGTNRFFQKCLVKQGIEISFVDLTDTKNLLAALQPNTKMVWLETPTNPLLKLADIEEVANVLKSKSSDIVLIVDNTFLTCYYQKPLELGADLVVYSLTKYMNGHSDIIMGAVITRRDDLAEKLRFLQNAMGIIPSPFDCAMVNRSLKTLELRMQQHMKSGLAVAKFLDKHPLVDKVIHPYLPSHPQYQLALKQSTGHSGIVSFYIKGNSKKFLKSLKLFALAESLGGYESLAELPSVMTHASVPEVTRNELGITDQLIRLSVGLETEKDLLADLNQALEASQ
- the LOC127062237 gene encoding cystathionine gamma-lyase isoform X2, producing MTLPPACASITISNRACALQASVTRFYQLPHHVFINWFLRYKIRIVRMPANIQEDLSGFSTKAIHAGQDPAQWSHWSLVPPLVMSTTFQQNGPAEHNGYEYGRSGNPTRNVLETCLTALEGGKHGFAFSSGLGAITAIAGLLQSGDHVISGDDVYGGTNRFFQKCLVKQGIEISFVDLTDTKNLLAALQPNTKMVWLETPTNPLLKLADIEEVANVLKSKSSDIVLIVDNTFLTCYYQKPLELGADLVVYSLTKYMNGHSDIIMGAVITRRDDLAEKLRFLQNAMGIIPSPFDCAMVNRSLKTLELRMQQHMKSGLAVAKFLDKHPLVDKVIHPYLPSHPQYQLALKQSTGHSGIVSFYIKGNSKKFLKSLKLFALAESLGGYESLAELPSVMTHASVPEVTRNELGITDQLIRLSVGLETEKDLLADLNQALEASQ